From a region of the Etheostoma cragini isolate CJK2018 chromosome 20, CSU_Ecrag_1.0, whole genome shotgun sequence genome:
- the LOC117935464 gene encoding uncharacterized protein LOC117935464, which translates to MGKPLSRPGCFRKSSCCLEKHGAGDGGLGGRAGGVEGGYGDGYIPQRSIYDTMCINQQIDSHHHHPGGSVRRDGGCEGSFSYSASGSLRVSRSPADMFDSQPRSLTPNPSFVRRLDERAIFDSLKLGGQDVDGGGCHSPGCINRSVSPSVSSFSAPGVSSSSSKKHHHPHHHQHGDSTKSRDGRHSWKVFTPPKHLECLELTTAEMMDRGGGYLNPGHYPHPGGQSSSLTSPLISPFSGSPLSSGYHTPVFFSPAKPRPSQSQSLRCSPPQVIQPRHYSQTQSLRLSPPQELRRSPYRAPLVQLSAHDLEQEMRDRGGGWGRSEREREWEREREREMERGWAQREWERERERGRLEREKARERERRETTFGTFGYGRPVPLRSDRDSVFLEHDQVLDTTPLLLPHPSPSPNAAPRMGTGAVGRNRAGSKVGPESIGGGGMVSKFDNGSVGLVLVDSKSGCGQRIVGEVGVGNMSEAEIRAGIQEHHRAESWNKYDNGSRASSKNGSEIRMGSQVKTRPGGRDLEGKVQSGVEIENVARAVNKEGHRGTTRSGEKTGRGVAKPEPSAETIPSTVTDINNRIEPGDKVETGAGPGLEMKPEIEAGLEAKAILRQVENRTGTEAGGVAKVNNEVGSPEESRVETKETEVKIAPTSEPEALLEAEVSNETGTKSNIETGAVREIQNSNKATDKAHISVEAGDKTDTSPADQTEKKPLDNNKIKSSHVEKGSRSHKSKSSKSSSRTRPGTATGLRPGVVSPHLSRGFGDLESTDLKSDGIESTWPRRIMVRKRTVRQGGALHNLPILPPLPSVLSALEKRRPLAQLHPRPCHFSENPLTTIINAASIVGRCSLKEPSHLELGPGASLVGRASLKEQNLEQWRVCREQEEPRRTRSKEKQAEQSKEKTEIEERKGKEEKRHTARTEEKDKREEKVGKEKEMVNVLEGLVEETKQEKSERRVKGKVEEEGNIKEDLEKETDIEIMFEKVEDREMQIKDGIQERHRQELEEVMAKSKKEEVEVEGGEGGTFGDEEGIESWDVVLDMVNTLWEDGWEKGGVGGSGDTDSFSGSLQRWPLLRPPIGFGGSHPPSSAASELSLTELERRARELDSDLEHLDLSQPQRDTQDLYQSLLEPQRERTDMYQTHPGPQREKVALLTGMGNRSQVSLELSAKASPATDTDRPPVDWSTKSAGTSTVGNSSTKEDSSPDSNLTLESDSSGVFLSLSNQSQEEAGSDSDQPISGSDLGSSSTSLEKDGDDVGLKEWGREESAELQWCYPSLLDTSLHEDKEGDSGREKAGQGKRVRDEERGKDENGRWVGKIGSVSITKTPLDHADREGPTSLNAPQKEEIPPRKKVTIMGSDFPLPLSPSKQPIKHLLDPNQKPIRSSGLDCGDLDPFVQSDSFVYLAVSARPASQCEVTTLTEVPTQDIKQDSVQQHPDSMKTNLDLSNKEWIAKPTHFAPQKPEEGDFLCTDSFVYLAAPACHLLGPAGTAPYSGRESDSESSGSGPVDMSLLGCGSVAGDSDWDSDLSDSDPSRSSRISAAGNKSAGVSRPKRLPAEPGWDMFGETTEPEVLSELFTEQDKNNNGMARKVTGVTTSMEDTPAIPMASQHVTAPVKRVESVDQSSTTKKVTWQFKPAQRSVCTGSRKDKEKEGTSSLVRFTELEGGDSHRTSPSSSSSSSSSPSSSSSG; encoded by the exons ATGGGTAAGCCTCTTAGCCGTCCCGGGTGTTTCAGGAAGAGCTCCTGCTGCCTGGAGAAACATGGAGCTGGGGATGGGGGATTGGGAGGGAGGGCTGGGGGAGTGGAAGGGGGATACGGAGACGGCTACATTCCCCAACGATCCATATACGATACCATGTGCATCAATCAACAGATTGACAGCCATCACCATCACCCTGGAGGGTCCGTTAGGCGAGACGGTGGATGTGAGGGGAGTTTTAGCTACTCTGCAAGCGGCTCCCTAAGGGTAAGCAGGTCTCCAGCTGACATGTTCGATTCACAGCCCCGCTCTCTAACTCCGAACCCCTCGTTTGTTCGACGACTGGATGAAAGAGCCATCTTTGATTCATTGAAGCTTGGCGGTCAGGATGTGGATGGTGGTGGCTGCCACTCGCCAGGATGTATCAACAGATCAGTTTCTCCCTCTGTGTCATCATTCTCGGCACCAGGAgtgtcctcctcctcatccaaGAAACACCACCATCCCCACCACCATCAACATGGAGACAGTACAAAGAGCAGAGATGGCCGACATTCCTGGAAAGTCTTTACACCTCCAAAACACCTGGAGTGTCTGGAGCTTACTACAGCCGAAATGATGGACAGAGGAGGGGGATATCTGAACCCAGGACACTACCCTCACCCTGGGGGCCAGTCCTCCTCTCTTACCTCCCCCCTCATTTCCCCATTCTCCGGCTCACCTCTTTCCTCGGGTTACCATACTCCGGTTTTTTTCTCCCCTGCCAAGCCTCGCCCCAGTCAGTCTCAGAGTTTGCGATGTTCCCCTCCCCAGGTCATCCAGCCAAGGCATTACTCCCAAACCCAGAGTCTCAGGCTGTCACCACCCCAGGAGCTTAGACGATCTCCCTACCGTGCCCCACTGGTCCAACTGTCTGCTCATGACCTCGAGCAGGAAATgagggacagaggaggaggatggggcCGGAGTGAGCGAgaaagagagtgggagagagagagggaaagggagatgGAGCGAGGGTGGGCCCAGCGAGAGtgggaaagagaaagggagagggggaggctggagagggagaaggcgagagaaagggagaggagggaaacAACTTTTGGCACCTTTGGGTATGGTCGACCAGTACCTCTGCGTTCAGACAGAGACTCTGTGTTTTTAGAGCACGACCAGGTTCTAGACACAACACCCCTATTGCTCCCtcacccctccccctcccccaatGCTGCCCCCAGAATGGGCACTGGCGCAGTGGGTAGGAATAGAGCCGGGTCAAAGGTTGGCCCTGAAAGTATAGGTGGTGGTGGTATGGTGTCAAAGTTTGACAATGGGAGTGTGGGTTTGGTGTTAGTTGACAGCAAATCTGGGTGTGGGCAGAGGATAGTAGGTGAAGTAGGAGTTGGAAACATGTCAGAGGCTGAAATCAGAGCTGGAATACAAGAACACCACAGAGCTGAAAGTTGGAACAAATATGATAACGGATCCAGGGCTAGCAGTAAAAATGGGTCAGAAATAAGAATGGGTTCCCAAGTGAAAACACGACCAGGTGGACGGGATCTGGAAGGAAAAGTGCAGTCTGGGGTGGAGATAGAAAATGTGGCTCGAGCTGTGAACAAGGAGGGACACAGGGGAACAACAAGGAGTGGAGAAAAAACTGGAAGGGGTGTGGCTAAACCAGAACCTTCTGCTGAGACTATTCCGTCAACTGTGACTGACATTAATAACAGGATTGAGCCTGGAGATAAAGTTGAGACTGGAGCTGGACCTGGTCTGGAGATGAAGCCAGAGATTGAGGCAGGGCTTGAGGCCAAAGCTATTTTAAGGCAGGTGGAGAACAGGACTGGAACAGAAGCTGGAGGTGTAGCTAAAGTTAACAATGAGGTTGGTTCGCCAGAAGAGTCCAGGGTAGAAACTAAAGAGACAGAAGTTAAAATTGCTCCTACATCTGAGCCTGAAGCATTACTAGAGGCTGAGGTTAGTAATGAGACAGGGACTAAAAGTAACATTGAGACCGGGGCCGTCCGTGAAATCCAGAACAGCAACAAGGCTACAGACAAAGCTCACATAAGTGTTGAGGCTGGGGATAAAACTGACACTTCCCCGGCAGATCAGACTGAGAAAAAACCTTTGgacaataataaaattaaatctaGCCATGTAGAGAAAGGTTCCAGGTCCCACAAGTCCAAATCATCCAAGTCAAGCTCTAGGACCCGACCTGGAACGGCCACAGGGCTCCGACCAGGAGTGGTCAGCCCTCACCTAAGCAGAGGATTTGGAGACCTTGAGTCAACAGACCTTAAGTCTGATGGCATTGAGTCCACCTGGCCCCGCCGAATCATGGTCAGAAAGAGGACTGTTCGGCAGGGTGGGGCACTCCACAACCTCCCTATTCTCCCCCCACTCCCCTCTGTCCTCTCAGCGCTGGAGAAGAGGCGCCCACTTGCCCAACTCCACCCCCGTCCATGCCACTTCTCAGAGAACCCACTAACAACCATTATAAATGCTGCAAGTATTGTGGGACGATGCTCACTTAAAGAGCCCTCCCATCTAGAACTAGGACCGGGGGCCAGTTTGGTAGGTAGGGCTTCCCTGAAGGAGCAGAACCTGGAGCAGTGGAGGGTCTGCAGAGAGCAAGAGGAACCCAGGAGAACCAGGAGCAAGGAGAAACAAGCAGAGCAGAGTAAGGAGAAGACTGAGATCGAGGAGA ggaagggGAAGGAAGAGAAGCGACACACGGCAAGGActgaagagaaagacaaaagggaGGAGAAAGTGGgaaaggagaaagagatggtTAATGTCCTAGAGGGGCTGGTAGAGGAAACCAAACAAGAAAAGTCAGAGAGAAGGGTTAAGGGGAAAGTGGAAGAGGAGGGAAACATAAAGGAAGATTTAGAAAAGGAAACAGATATAGAAATAATGTTTGAAAAGGTTGAGGATAGAGAAATGCAAATTAAGGATGGAATACAAGAGCGGCATCGACAAGAGTTGGAAGAGGTGATGGCTAaatcaaagaaagaagaagttgaggtggagggaggagaaggaggcacATTTGGAGATGAAGAGGGGATAGAGAGTTGGGACGTTGTCCTTGACATGGTCAACACATTGTGGGAGGATGGCTGGGAGAAAGGGGGAGTAGGAGGAAGTGGTGATACAGATTCCTTTTCTGGCTCCCTTCAACGTTGGCCTCTTCTCCGGCCCCCAATTGGCTTTGGGGGCTCCCATCCCCCCTCCTCGGCGGCCTCGGAGCTCAGCCTGACGGAGTTGGAAAGGAGAGCCAGGGAGCTGGACTCGGACCTGGAGCACCTTGACCTGTCTCAGCCCCAAAGGGACACCCAGGATTTATACCAATCACTGCTGGAGCCACAGAGGGAACGAACGGACATGTACCAAACACACCCTGGGCcgcagagagagaaagttgcTCTCTTGACAG GAATGGGGAACAGATCCCAGGTCAGTTTGGAGCTCAGCGCTAAGGCCTCaccagctacagacacagacagacctCCTGTTGATTGGTCAACCAAATCTGCTGGGACTTCCACTGTTGGCAATAG CTCTACTAAGGAGGACAGCTCTCCAGACTCCAACCTTACGCTGGAATCCGACTCCAGTGGCGTCTTCCTGTCCTTAtccaatcagagccaggaggaaGCCGGTTCAGACAGCGACCAGCCAATCAGTGGCTCTGACCTAGGCAGTAGCAGCACGTCACTGGAGAAAGACGGGGACGATGTAGGGTTAAAGGAatgggggagggaggagagtgCAGAGCTACAGTGGTGCTACCCATCACTCCTCGACACTTCCTTGCATGAAGACAAAGAAGGAGATAGCGGAAGAGAGAAAGCAGGGCAAGGAAAGAGGgtgagagatgaagagagagggaaagatgaGAATGGAAGGTGGGTTGGTAAGATAGGTTCTGTTTCAATCACTAAGACCCCACTTGACCACGCAGACAGGGAGGGCCCCACGTCTTTAAATGCCCCACAAAAGGAAGAGATACCACCCAGGAAAAAAGTGACCATCATGGGAAGTgactttcctcttcctctgtctccctcaAAACAACCAATCAAACACCTTCTGGATCCAAATCAGAAGCCAATCAGAAGCTCAGGCCTGGACTGTGGTGACTTAGATCCCTTTGTCCAATCGGACAGCTTTGTTTACCTTGCCGTGTCTGCAAGACCTGCCTCCCAGTGTGAAGTCACCACATTGACAGAAGTTCCCACCCAAGATATAAAACAAGACAGTGTTCAGCAACATCCAGATAGCATGAAAACCAACTTGGACCTATCAAATAAAGAATGGATCGCCAAGCCAACTCATTTTGCCCCACAAAAACCAGAGGAAGGAGACTTTCTGTGCACTGACAGCTTTGTCTACCTGGCCGCTCCAGCATGCCACCTACTGGGTCCTGCAGGAACCGCACCCTACAGCGGAAG GGAGTCAGACTCAGAGAGTTCCGGATCTGGCCCTGTTGATATGTCACTACTGGGCTGTGGCTCAGTAGCAGGGGATAGTGACTGGGACTCAGACCTGTCCGACTCCGATCCCAGTCGCTCCTCCAGAATATCTGCTGCTGGGAATAAATCTGCCGGCGTATCACGGCCCAAGCGGCTGCCTGCTGAACCAGGCTGGGACATGTTCGGAGAAACCACCGAACCTGAAGTGCTAAGCGAGCTCTTTACAGAacaggacaaaaacaacaatggcatgGCAAGGAAGGTTACCGGGGTCACCACCAGCATGGAAGATACACCAGCTATTCCCATGGCAAGTCAGCACGTCACTGCGCCAGTGAAACGGGTAGAATCAGTAGATCAGTCGTCAACAACAAAGAAGGTGACATGGCAGTTTAAACCAGCCCAGAGGTCAGTCTGCACAGGAAGCAGGAAGGATAAAGAGAAGGAAGGGACATCATCATTGGTAAGGTTCACAGAACTTGAAGGAGGTGATTCCCATAGAACCTCCCCTTCATCTTCATCGTCTTCATCATCGTCACCATCGTCATCGTCTTCTGGTTGA